A region of the Candidatus Poribacteria bacterium genome:
CGAATCACGTCCATTTTGATGTCGCCAAAACCTTTATTGAATCCGGGTTTCACGTCGTCTGTGATAAGCCGATGACTACAACGGTTGCCGATGCTGAAACGTTATGCAGCCTCGTCAAAGAACACGATGTCGTTTTCGCACTCACGCACAACTACACAGGCTATCCGATGGTGAAGCAGGCACGTGAACTCGTGAAAGCGGGGAAACTCGGAACGCTCCGTAAGATCGTCGTTGAATACCCGCAAGGTTGGCTCGCTACATTCTTAGAGGACGAAGGCGCGAAACAAGCCGTCTGGCGCACGGATCCGAACCAAGCGGGTGCATCCTCATGTATCGGAGACATCGGTTCCCACGCTGAGAACTTGGCACACTATATCACCGGACTCGACATCGAAGAAATTTGTGCCGACATGACCACTTTCGTAGAGGGACGCTTATTAGAAGACGATGGAAACCTGCTCGTGCATTATGAAAACGGTGTCCGTGGTGTGCTTTATGCATCGCAAATTTCGGTAGGTGAAGAGAACAATCTGCGTATCCGTGTCTACGGCACCGACGCGTCGCTGGAATGGCAACAAGAAAATCCGAACTATCTCTACGTCCGCTTCCCCGACGGTCCCGAACAGGTTTATAAACGCGGCAACGATTATCTGTCAGAAGTCGTGCAACACAATTCGCGGATACCGTTCGGACACCCAGAAGCTTTTATTGAAGCATTCGCAAATATCTATGTAAACGCAGCGCGGACAATCGCAGCGAAAATCGCAGGGGAAACCCCAACTGAGTTTGATACAGATTTTCCAACCGTCCAAGATGGCGCACGCGGCGTGCACTTCATTAATGCAGCTGTAGATAGTGGTAAACAACGCGCGTGGATCGATGCAAGGTATACGCCACCGGCATAATCCTTTCGTAAGATGACATAGGACAAAATGCTCGTGTATTCAGGCATCACAAGAAATGGGAGGGATACTGATGAACACCTATAAAGAAGGGACGCATATCCCTTATGCCCCTACAGAGGCGGATGAACTTTATCCTGACTCAGATGGAAAACCTATAGCGGTTTCGGAAACTGTCAGAGGACGAAGTTGCTATCCTCTGAAACATCCTTCTATTTTTAGAATTTACGACAATCAATGGACTACTATCAAGGAGACACACTATGGCAAGACCTGTAACACTCTTTACAGGCCAATGGGCAGACTTAACATTAGAGGAATTAGCAGAAAAAGCAAGTGGTTGGGGCTATGATGGCTTAGAACTCGCCTGCTGGGGCGACCATTTTGAGGTTGACAAGGCACTCGCAGACGATAGCTACTGCCAAGGCAGGCACGATCTACTCGCAAGATACGGACTCAAAGTTTGGTCAATCAGCAATCACCTTGTCGGACAGGCAGTCTGTGATAATATTGACAGCCGACATCAAGGTATCTTGTCGGAGGCTATCTGGGGCGATGGAGACCCCGCAGGTGTTCAGGAACGTGCCGCCGAAGAGATGAAAAACACCGCGCGTGCAGCCGCGAAACTCGGTGTAAGTGTCGTCAATGGGTTCACCGGTAGCTCGATATGGCATCTACTTTACTCTTTTCCTCCGAACGACCCAGCACAAATTGATGCCGGTTTTGAAGATTTTGCCAACCGCTGGAACCCGATCTTTGATGTCTTTGATGAGGTCGGTGTCAAATTTGGGCTCGAAGTTCATCCCACCGAAATTGCTTTTGACATCGTCACTGCGGAACGTGCGATAGAAGCGGTCAACGGCAGAGAAGCGTTCGGATTTAACTACGACCCAAGCCATCTCGGCTATCAAGGCGTCGACTATGTAGCATTCCTTGAACGACTGAGTCATCGGATTTATCACGTCCACATGAAAGATGTCTGGTGGGCAGACACACCCCGCTTGTCGGGGGTATTTGGTGGACATCTGAACTTCGGGGATGCCCGGAGAAATTGGGACTTCCGTTCCATCGGTCGCGGTAACGTTAACTTTGAAGAAATTATCCGTGCCCTCAACCACATGGAGTATGACGGTCCACTCTCTATTGAGTGGGAAGACAGTGGCATGGACAGAGAACACGGCGCACGCGAATCGTGTGCGGCTGTCAAGGGTTATGACTTTGAACCCTCTGCTGTCGCCTTTGATGCCGCGTTTGAGGAATAAGAAGTTCAATGATGGGTCTGGCGGGGCACCATCCCCGCCAGACCTAATAAAAACTGCAGTGCTCCTTAGGTCGGGTAGAGCGGTTAATGACCAAGCCCCGTTAGTCTATCAGTGATCCCTGCTGTTCAGTGACACATTCATGGAAAATAGACGTAGCAAAACCCAACAAACTAACGCTGCGCGTGCGAGAATACGCAGCATTTCCAATCTAAATGCTTATGTCGAATCTACGTTAAATTAGCACCAAAAACTTAGTCTGAAACGAAGTCGAAGGGTTTTTGCTTGGACATTTCCCCTAGATCTACGATAAGGAACGTGATCCCCGAAAGCACGCTAACCGAACCGCAAGGAAAATTTAAAAAATGGCGAAAGGGACAATTCACCCACCTGAATCTCGATCCTTTATCGATCAACGCACGGGAACACAGATCCGGCAG
Encoded here:
- a CDS encoding Gfo/Idh/MocA family oxidoreductase, with the translated sequence MPLNRKIRYGMVGGGPDAFIGAVHRKAAALDGEIDLVAGAFSSSPEKSRQQGAELFLDPSRVYGSYKEMAEKESQLPDGERIDFVSIVTPNHVHFDVAKTFIESGFHVVCDKPMTTTVADAETLCSLVKEHDVVFALTHNYTGYPMVKQARELVKAGKLGTLRKIVVEYPQGWLATFLEDEGAKQAVWRTDPNQAGASSCIGDIGSHAENLAHYITGLDIEEICADMTTFVEGRLLEDDGNLLVHYENGVRGVLYASQISVGEENNLRIRVYGTDASLEWQQENPNYLYVRFPDGPEQVYKRGNDYLSEVVQHNSRIPFGHPEAFIEAFANIYVNAARTIAAKIAGETPTEFDTDFPTVQDGARGVHFINAAVDSGKQRAWIDARYTPPA
- a CDS encoding sugar phosphate isomerase/epimerase — protein: MARPVTLFTGQWADLTLEELAEKASGWGYDGLELACWGDHFEVDKALADDSYCQGRHDLLARYGLKVWSISNHLVGQAVCDNIDSRHQGILSEAIWGDGDPAGVQERAAEEMKNTARAAAKLGVSVVNGFTGSSIWHLLYSFPPNDPAQIDAGFEDFANRWNPIFDVFDEVGVKFGLEVHPTEIAFDIVTAERAIEAVNGREAFGFNYDPSHLGYQGVDYVAFLERLSHRIYHVHMKDVWWADTPRLSGVFGGHLNFGDARRNWDFRSIGRGNVNFEEIIRALNHMEYDGPLSIEWEDSGMDREHGARESCAAVKGYDFEPSAVAFDAAFEE